In one window of Mytilus trossulus isolate FHL-02 chromosome 7, PNRI_Mtr1.1.1.hap1, whole genome shotgun sequence DNA:
- the LOC134724954 gene encoding cerebellar degeneration-related protein 2-like, which produces MHETEDLMDEADENQDWYQNDLHLAAELGKALLETNRELETQAMHLQQVKHEQSLEIEFLSKQLETARDNCDSRMKVYEELDRHNQELEKTNQRLVLDSKGDKQRVEKLLATVEHLEDKCEEYQKKIEEMKKEETIKQRQQKQESRRALSLANLRESSDYLRNIYISDLQWTYNDQFKKLPMNPYEVEIKKLQDSMKQMKAQKIIDKRKQEDLETEVSLLWDENEALDKKNKEFEEQIHILEDDLQKSRLETTKTLAYELSKFDPQNVIASEVEVDDTEFTSKGKLVKLDGGGSLYGSTESVNQIAPDTKELSPVDPDKNSVSILNELETQYHNLFQKYEDLLQGKGKRSGSFNEATGESFDSVLQRQLAVSHKEVQTLLKLHTKDASCGGASAEDPPPYKSIFRDIFATLKKSRIEESGEHPTSASGTPLTSPVCPDEKPVQ; this is translated from the exons ACCTCCATCTTGCCGCAGAGCTTGGTAAGGCTTTACTTGAAACCAACAGAGAACTGGAAACACAGGCGATGCATTTACAACAGGTCAAACATGAACAAAGTCTGGAGATTGAG tTCCTATCAAAGCAATTGGAAACGGCCAGAGACAATTGTGATTCTCGGATGAAGGTGTATGAGGAATTGGACAGACACAACCAAGAGTTGGAGAAAACCAATCAAAGACTAGTTTTAGATTCCAAGGGAGATAAACAAAGGGTAGAAAA GTTATTAGCAACAGTTGAGCATTTGGAGGATAAATGTGAAGagtatcagaaaaaaattgaggaaatgaaaaaagaagagaCAATAAAACAACgtcaacaaaaacaagaaaGCAGACGTGCCTTAAGTTTGGCAAATTTAAGGGAAAGTAGCGATTATTTAAGGAATATATACATTTCTGATTTACAGTGGACATATAATGATCAATTCAAAAAATTACCAATGAACCCATATGAAGTTGAAATAAAGAAACTTCAAGACAGCATGAAACAAATGAAGGcacaaaaaatcattgataaaaGGAAACAGGAAGACTTAGAAACAGAAGTTTCATTATTGTGGGATGAAAATGAAGCATTGGACAAAAAGAACAAAGAGTTTGAAGAACAAATTCACATTTTGGAGGATGACCTCCAGAAATCTAGActagaaacaacaaaaacattagCTTATGAATTAAGTAAATTTGATCCTCAAAATGTGATAGCAAGTGAAGTAGAAGTTGATGATACAGAATTCACTTCTAAGGGGAAGTTAGTTAAACTGGATGGAGGTGGTAGTTTATATGGTAGTACCGAATCTGTCAATCAAATTGCACCAGACACAAAAGAACTGTCGCCAGTTGATCCGGATAAAAACAGTGTTTCAATTTTGAATGAATTAGAAACTCAatatcacaatttatttcaaaagtatGAAGATTTGTTGCAAGGGAAGGGTAAAAGATCTGGGAGCTTCAATGAAGCAACAGGAGAAAGTTTTGATTCAGTACTACAAAGACAACTTGCTGTGTCCCACAAAGAAGTTCAGACATTGTTGAAATTACACACAAAAGATGCATCCTGTGGAGGTGCATCTGCCGAGGATCCACCGCcatataaatctatttttagagaTATATTTGCAACTTTGAAGAAATCACGGATTGAGGAATCAGGGGAACATCCTACCTCAGCTAGTGGAACACCATTAACAAGTCCAGTTTGCCCAGACGAAAAACCAGTTCAGTGA
- the LOC134724955 gene encoding large ribosomal subunit protein bL27m-like, giving the protein MSASMKTISACICQNVNRHLLKNYSSPQYVPSCTVVRASGIKRPGKGPVVNKPDFIRPAHGRKVKRLDGQFVHRGDVLVTQNGLNYYPGENVDIERTNRLVAMCDGTVMITTETLNPYQESPLYAPVSQGTEIKRKFFHVYPIPLHGKFRLVNAV; this is encoded by the exons ATGTCAGCCTCCATGAAAACAATATCTGCTTGTATTTGCCAGAATGTTAATA GACATTTGCTTAAGAATTATAGTTCACCACAGTATGTACCTTCATGTACAGTAGTTAGAGCCAGTGGTATAAAGAGACCAGGAAAGGGACCAGTAGTAAATAAACCAGACTTTATAAGACCTGCTCATGGTAGAAAGGTGAAGAGATTAGATGGACAATTTGTACACAGAGGAGATGTCTTAGTCACGCAAAACGGATTAAATTACTATCCTGGCGAAAAT GTTGATATTGAGAGAACAAATAGACTAGTAGCCATGTGTGATGGAACAGTGATGATAACTACAGAAACACTAAATCCATATCAAGAAAGTCCACTGTATGCACCAGTTTCACAAGGAACGGAAATCAAGAGAAAATTTTTCCATGTTTATCCTATTCCTTTACATGGAAAGTTTAGATTAGTGAATGCAGTTTAG